In Pseudofrankia saprophytica, one genomic interval encodes:
- a CDS encoding HoxN/HupN/NixA family nickel/cobalt transporter → MAQAAPSAGGLTLSSRLTQFRQSLSGADRRSLAGMTAFIVLLHALGFVVLLTLVTPHDYHLGGDHPIFTAGVGVLAYTFGLRHAFDADHIAAVDNATRKLIADNVAKEAAGSGRQRRPLSVGFWFSLGHSTIVFALAFLLSVGVKSLVGPVEDDSSKLHTITGVIGPSVSGVFLWILGILNLAALIGIIKIFRGMRNGTYDEQELERRLDSRGFMNRFLGGLTKTVTKPWNIYPVGVLFGLGFDTATEVGLLVMAGGAAAFNLPFYSILVLPILFAAGMCLMDTIDGVFMNAAYGWAFARPVRKVFYNLTITSISVVVALVVGTIELIGVLADRFTIESGPLAWIANINLDYTGYVIVGLFFVAWAVALAIWYFGRVEERWTASLTAEPAPTTESV, encoded by the coding sequence ATGGCTCAAGCAGCTCCCAGCGCCGGCGGGCTCACCCTGTCGTCGCGGCTGACCCAGTTCCGGCAGAGCCTCAGCGGCGCGGACAGGCGGTCCCTCGCCGGGATGACCGCGTTCATCGTGCTGCTGCACGCGTTGGGCTTCGTCGTCCTGCTCACCCTGGTCACCCCGCACGACTACCACCTCGGCGGCGACCACCCGATCTTCACCGCCGGCGTCGGCGTCCTCGCGTACACCTTCGGCCTGCGGCACGCCTTCGACGCCGACCATATCGCCGCGGTCGACAACGCCACCCGCAAGCTCATCGCCGACAACGTCGCGAAGGAGGCCGCAGGCAGCGGGCGCCAGCGCCGGCCGCTGTCCGTCGGGTTCTGGTTCTCCCTCGGCCACTCGACCATCGTCTTCGCGCTCGCGTTCCTGCTCTCCGTCGGCGTGAAGTCCCTGGTCGGCCCAGTCGAGGACGACTCCTCCAAGCTGCACACCATCACCGGCGTCATCGGCCCGTCCGTGTCCGGCGTCTTCCTGTGGATCCTCGGGATCCTCAACCTCGCCGCCCTGATCGGCATCATCAAGATCTTCCGCGGGATGCGGAACGGGACCTACGACGAGCAGGAGCTCGAACGCCGCCTCGACTCCCGCGGCTTCATGAACCGCTTCCTCGGCGGCCTGACCAAGACCGTCACCAAGCCGTGGAACATCTACCCCGTCGGCGTCCTGTTCGGGCTCGGCTTCGACACCGCCACCGAGGTCGGCCTCCTCGTGATGGCCGGCGGCGCCGCCGCGTTCAACCTGCCCTTCTACTCGATCCTGGTCCTGCCGATCCTGTTCGCCGCCGGCATGTGCCTCATGGACACCATCGACGGCGTCTTCATGAACGCCGCCTACGGCTGGGCGTTCGCCCGCCCCGTCCGCAAGGTCTTCTACAACCTGACGATCACCAGCATCTCCGTGGTCGTCGCCCTCGTCGTCGGCACCATCGAGCTCATCGGCGTCCTCGCGGACCGGTTCACGATCGAGTCCGGACCACTCGCCTGGATCGCCAACATCAACCTCGACTACACCGGCTATGTCATCGTCGGACTCTTCTTCGTCGCCTGGGCCGTCGCCCTGGCCATCTGGTACTTCGGCCGCGTCGAGGAACGCTGGACCGCCAGCCTGACCGCCGAGCCCGCCCCCACGACCGAATCGGTCTGA
- a CDS encoding ribonucleoside-diphosphate reductase subunit alpha produces MTVTESSPTADPGLGAKGRAKEDHFRASFGSTGTQAMRVRHRGGTLEPVDVSGIADAVARRADDLDRVDPLRVASRTIGGLYDGVSAEELDKLAVQTAADLIGEEPQYSRLAARLLAALIADEVAGQGITSFSEGVANGHRLGLIGDPTAAFVAAHAAELDALIDPDADRAFEYFGIRTVADRYLLRHPRTRLVVETPQRWLLRVACGLSHDVAEAAELYRLMASLAYLPSSPTLFNAGTAHPQMSSCFLVDSPRDELESIYERYSQVARLSKFAGGIGIGFSRVRSRGALIRGTNGRSNGIVPWLRTLDASVAAVNQGGRRKGAACVYLEPWHPDIEEFLELRDNTGEDARRTHNLSLAHWIPDEFMRRVRADESWSLMDPDEVPELTDLWGDEFDRAYRAAETAGRYVRQLPARDLYARMMRTLAQTGNGWMTFKDAANRTGNQTAEPGNVIHLSNLCTEILEVTSDAETAVCNLGSVNLARHLLAPRLADGDPSTSSTAPTADPGGRIDWAMLRATVRTAVTFLDRVIDINYYPTGEAAASNPRWRPVGLGVMGLQDVFFALRLPFDSAAARELSTRLSEEIVLTALERSVELAREHGPHPAFAQTRAARGVLHPDHFDVTPSQPARWAALRADIVEHGLRNCLLIAIAPTATIASIAGCYECIEPQVSNVFKRETLSGEFLQINSYLVEELRGRGLWTAPVRERIRAAEGSVQEIGELPDDLRVLFRTAWELPQRALIDLAAARTPYIDQSQSLNLFMADPNIGRLSSMYSYAWSSGLKTTYYLRSRPATRIQQATVTAATHTIPTQETPRDGEEAAAVACSLENPEICEACQ; encoded by the coding sequence TTGACCGTCACCGAATCGTCCCCGACAGCAGACCCTGGCCTCGGGGCCAAAGGACGCGCGAAAGAAGATCATTTCCGCGCGTCCTTTGGCTCGACCGGCACCCAGGCGATGCGGGTCCGCCATCGCGGCGGCACGCTCGAACCCGTCGACGTCAGCGGGATCGCCGACGCGGTGGCACGCCGCGCGGATGATCTCGATCGGGTCGACCCGCTCCGGGTCGCGTCCCGCACGATCGGGGGGCTCTATGACGGGGTGAGCGCCGAGGAACTCGACAAGCTCGCCGTGCAGACGGCCGCGGACCTGATCGGTGAGGAGCCGCAGTACTCCCGGCTCGCCGCCCGCCTGCTCGCCGCGCTCATCGCCGACGAGGTCGCCGGTCAGGGGATCACCTCGTTCAGCGAGGGCGTCGCGAACGGCCACCGCCTCGGCCTCATCGGCGACCCGACCGCCGCGTTCGTCGCCGCGCACGCCGCCGAGCTGGACGCGCTCATCGACCCGGACGCCGACCGGGCCTTCGAGTACTTCGGCATCCGCACCGTGGCGGACCGCTATCTGCTGCGCCATCCGCGCACCCGGCTGGTCGTGGAGACCCCGCAGCGCTGGCTGCTGCGGGTCGCCTGCGGGCTGTCCCACGACGTCGCCGAGGCCGCCGAGCTGTACCGGTTGATGGCGTCGCTCGCCTACCTACCGAGCTCGCCGACGCTGTTCAACGCGGGCACCGCGCATCCGCAGATGTCGAGCTGCTTCCTCGTCGACTCGCCCCGCGACGAACTGGAGTCCATCTACGAGCGGTACAGCCAGGTCGCCCGGCTGTCGAAGTTCGCCGGCGGCATCGGGATCGGCTTCTCCCGGGTGCGGTCCCGCGGCGCGCTGATCCGCGGCACGAACGGGCGTTCCAACGGGATCGTGCCGTGGCTGCGCACCCTCGACGCCTCGGTCGCCGCCGTCAACCAGGGGGGCCGGCGCAAGGGCGCCGCCTGCGTGTACCTGGAACCCTGGCACCCCGACATCGAGGAGTTCCTCGAGCTGCGGGACAACACCGGCGAGGACGCCCGGCGCACCCACAACCTCAGCCTCGCGCACTGGATCCCGGACGAGTTCATGCGCCGGGTGCGCGCCGACGAGTCGTGGTCGCTGATGGACCCCGACGAGGTCCCCGAGCTGACGGACCTGTGGGGCGACGAGTTCGACCGCGCCTACCGGGCGGCGGAGACCGCGGGGCGCTACGTCCGCCAGCTGCCCGCGCGCGACCTGTACGCCCGGATGATGCGCACGCTCGCGCAGACCGGCAACGGCTGGATGACCTTCAAGGACGCCGCGAACCGGACTGGCAACCAGACCGCCGAGCCGGGAAACGTCATCCACCTGTCGAACCTGTGCACCGAGATCCTCGAGGTCACCAGCGACGCCGAGACCGCGGTGTGCAACCTCGGCTCGGTGAACCTGGCCCGACACCTGCTGGCGCCCCGGCTCGCGGACGGCGACCCGTCGACGTCCTCGACGGCCCCGACAGCGGACCCGGGTGGGCGGATCGACTGGGCGATGCTGCGGGCCACCGTCCGCACCGCGGTGACGTTCCTCGACCGGGTGATCGACATCAACTACTACCCGACCGGCGAGGCCGCCGCGAGCAACCCCCGGTGGCGGCCGGTGGGGCTCGGCGTGATGGGACTGCAGGACGTCTTCTTCGCGCTGCGGCTGCCGTTCGACTCCGCCGCCGCCCGGGAGCTTTCCACCAGGCTCTCCGAGGAGATCGTGCTCACCGCGCTCGAACGGTCCGTGGAGCTCGCCCGCGAGCACGGCCCGCACCCGGCGTTCGCGCAGACCAGGGCCGCGCGTGGGGTGCTGCACCCGGACCACTTCGACGTGACGCCGTCGCAGCCGGCCCGGTGGGCCGCGCTGCGGGCCGACATCGTCGAGCACGGCCTGCGCAACTGCCTGCTGATCGCGATCGCGCCGACCGCGACCATCGCGTCGATCGCCGGCTGCTACGAGTGCATCGAGCCGCAGGTGTCCAACGTGTTCAAGCGCGAGACGCTGTCCGGCGAGTTCCTGCAGATCAACAGCTACCTCGTCGAGGAGCTGCGCGGCCGGGGACTGTGGACGGCGCCTGTCCGGGAGCGGATCAGGGCGGCCGAGGGTTCGGTCCAGGAGATCGGCGAGCTGCCGGACGACCTGCGGGTCCTGTTCCGGACCGCCTGGGAACTGCCGCAGCGAGCGCTGATCGACCTGGCGGCGGCGCGGACGCCCTACATCGACCAGAGCCAGTCGCTGAACCTGTTCATGGCCGACCCGAACATCGGCCGGCTCTCGTCGATGTACTCCTACGCCTGGTCGAGCGGCCTCAAGACGACGTACTACCTGCGGTCGCGGCCCGCGACCCGCATCCAGCAGGCGACGGTGACGGCGGCGACCCACACCATCCCGACCCAGGAGACTCCGCGGGACGGCGAGGAGGCCGCGGCCGTCGCCTGCTCCCTGGAGAACCCCGAGATCTGCGAGGCATGCCAGTGA
- a CDS encoding DUF6458 family protein produces MGIGAGIFLMAVGAILTFAVDVSISGLDIAVIGVVLMVAGAAGIVLDIFLFAPRRRQRVVYPQQPDVYPPQQPEVEVYDDAPATRTTQYDRRVTTDYRPPVR; encoded by the coding sequence ATGGGTATCGGTGCCGGCATCTTCCTCATGGCGGTCGGTGCGATCCTCACGTTCGCCGTCGACGTCTCGATTTCCGGGCTCGACATCGCCGTCATCGGCGTGGTGCTGATGGTGGCCGGCGCGGCCGGGATCGTTCTCGACATCTTCCTGTTCGCCCCGCGCCGGCGGCAGCGCGTCGTGTACCCGCAGCAGCCTGACGTCTACCCGCCGCAGCAGCCTGAAGTCGAGGTCTACGACGACGCCCCGGCGACCCGCACCACGCAGTACGACCGCCGGGTGACGACCGACTACCGGCCGCCGGTTCGCTGA
- a CDS encoding ribonucleotide-diphosphate reductase subunit beta, with amino-acid sequence MPVTTPAAGTGPMLLDPGMSLTLRPMSYPAFYDRYRAAIRNTWTVEEVDLHSDLADLHRLSPAERHLVNRLVAFFATGDTIVANNLVLNLYRHINAPEARLYLSRQLFEEAVHVQFYLTLLDTYLPDADERAQAFAAVENVPSIRAKAQFCFRWIDTLGGLDQLSTRADRRAFLLNLICFAACIEGLFFYGAFAYVYFLRSRGLLHGLASGTNWVFRDESMHMEFALDVVRTIRAQEPDLVDGEFEASVRQMLAEAVDAETEFARDLLAGGVAGMTVVDMRAYLEHVADRRLVQLGFAPMFGSANPFSFLELQDVQELSNFFERRVSAYQVAIAGSVSFDEDF; translated from the coding sequence ATGCCAGTGACGACGCCCGCCGCTGGAACTGGGCCGATGCTGCTCGACCCGGGTATGAGCCTCACGCTGCGGCCGATGAGCTATCCGGCCTTCTACGACCGTTACCGGGCGGCGATCCGCAACACGTGGACCGTGGAGGAGGTCGACCTGCACTCCGACCTCGCCGACCTGCACCGGCTGAGCCCCGCCGAGCGGCACCTGGTCAACCGGCTGGTCGCCTTCTTCGCGACCGGCGACACGATCGTCGCCAACAACCTGGTCCTCAACCTCTACCGCCACATCAACGCGCCGGAGGCCCGGCTCTACCTGTCCCGGCAGCTGTTCGAGGAGGCCGTGCACGTCCAGTTCTACCTGACGCTGCTCGACACCTATCTCCCCGACGCCGACGAACGCGCCCAGGCATTCGCCGCCGTCGAGAACGTGCCGTCGATCCGCGCGAAGGCACAGTTCTGCTTCCGCTGGATCGACACGCTCGGCGGCCTCGACCAGCTGAGCACCCGCGCGGACCGGCGGGCTTTCCTGCTCAACCTCATCTGCTTCGCCGCCTGCATCGAGGGGCTGTTCTTCTACGGCGCGTTCGCCTACGTCTACTTCCTGCGCTCCCGGGGCCTGCTGCACGGGCTGGCGTCCGGCACCAACTGGGTGTTCCGCGACGAGTCCATGCACATGGAGTTCGCGCTCGACGTCGTGCGGACCATCCGGGCGCAGGAGCCGGATCTCGTCGACGGCGAGTTCGAGGCCTCGGTGCGCCAGATGCTCGCCGAGGCCGTCGACGCGGAGACCGAGTTCGCGCGGGACCTGCTGGCGGGGGGCGTCGCCGGGATGACCGTCGTCGACATGCGCGCCTACCTGGAGCACGTGGCCGACCGCCGGCTCGTCCAGCTCGGGTTCGCCCCGATGTTCGGGTCGGCGAACCCGTTCTCGTTCCTCGAGCTGCAGGACGTGCAGGAGCTGTCGAACTTCTTCGAGCGCCGGGTCTCGGCCTACCAGGTCGCCATCGCCGGCTCGGTCTCCTTCGACGAGGACTTCTGA
- a CDS encoding TetR/AcrR family transcriptional regulator, whose product MASTARGPRGHYARTATRRREIAQAVLDLVVEKGHANVTTAEVALRAGASEATVLYHYPSKDHLLLAALERDQELAVHHAEKDGVRTADGLAGLDIDALAEAARVSTRREPLLRLRLALTGLAATPGHPAEDYFARYNRVAVEAYGRLVAERQKTGQAHPSLDPVEVARQFVAAWDGLAAQWLLSPDFDLGALVVQAFRRLSGQNWMEAARAVIEPPNGI is encoded by the coding sequence ATGGCTTCCACGGCCCGCGGCCCGCGCGGTCACTACGCCCGGACGGCAACCCGTCGCCGGGAGATCGCCCAGGCGGTCCTCGACCTGGTCGTCGAGAAGGGGCACGCGAACGTGACCACGGCCGAGGTCGCGCTGCGGGCGGGCGCGAGCGAGGCGACGGTCCTCTACCACTACCCGAGCAAGGACCACCTCCTGCTCGCCGCCCTGGAACGAGATCAGGAGCTCGCCGTGCACCACGCCGAGAAGGACGGTGTACGCACGGCGGACGGCCTGGCCGGCCTCGACATCGACGCCCTCGCCGAGGCCGCGCGCGTCTCGACCCGGCGAGAGCCACTGCTCCGGCTACGGCTCGCCCTCACCGGCCTCGCCGCGACTCCCGGACATCCGGCGGAGGACTACTTCGCCCGGTACAACCGGGTCGCCGTCGAGGCCTACGGTCGCCTCGTCGCCGAACGCCAGAAGACCGGCCAGGCGCATCCGAGCCTTGATCCGGTAGAGGTCGCGCGGCAGTTCGTGGCCGCCTGGGACGGCCTCGCGGCCCAGTGGCTCCTCTCCCCCGACTTCGACCTCGGCGCGCTGGTCGTCCAGGCGTTTCGCAGGCTCTCGGGGCAGAACTGGATGGAGGCGGCGCGCGCCGTGATCGAGCCACCCAACGGGATCTGA
- a CDS encoding EAL domain-containing protein produces the protein MERGSEGDDVADGCTCRDAGAGRAAGAGPDRPGQTVRRMLSVARQHLDMQLSCLSRSAGDALVVEATEGDAESFGIAPGFVSADPESLCGKLRDGRLPPVLPDVRSNRRTAGDPAAGELGTGPRIGALVTAQVRCADGQIYGLLTCMSHEPDPRLQEKDGHFLSLLADALSYSVAEPSVSEPGVAEPGVAEPSVSERGVGEPGSGEPGAAWQMRDRRFRRIRGVIDDGGPKMVFQPVFNLATMRMASAEALARFPPGFGSPERWFADAVSVGLGTDLELSAIDAALRVLPRLPHGLAIAVNASPATVASGRLAKLLASEPTDRIIVEVTEHERIEDYPATRAALDHLRARGVRTAVDDVGVGYASLHHLVQLLPDVIKMDRQLTQRIDTDRNLHALASALAQFAGDIGACVLAEGVETAGELRSLVSAGVHQAQGFYLGVPRPLPSAA, from the coding sequence ATGGAGCGGGGCTCGGAGGGGGACGACGTGGCCGACGGGTGTACATGCCGCGATGCGGGAGCGGGCCGGGCAGCCGGCGCCGGCCCCGACCGTCCGGGACAGACCGTGCGCCGGATGCTGTCAGTGGCTCGGCAGCACCTGGACATGCAGCTTTCCTGCCTCTCGCGGTCCGCCGGTGACGCCCTCGTGGTCGAGGCCACCGAGGGCGACGCGGAGTCATTCGGAATCGCGCCCGGGTTCGTGTCCGCCGATCCGGAGTCGCTGTGCGGGAAGCTCCGGGACGGCCGGCTGCCACCCGTCCTGCCGGATGTGCGATCGAACCGGCGGACGGCGGGCGACCCGGCCGCCGGTGAGCTGGGGACCGGACCGCGGATAGGCGCGCTCGTCACGGCGCAGGTCCGCTGCGCTGACGGTCAGATCTATGGCCTGCTCACCTGTATGAGCCATGAGCCGGACCCGAGGCTGCAGGAGAAGGACGGGCATTTCCTCTCCCTGCTCGCCGATGCGCTGTCGTACTCCGTCGCCGAACCCTCTGTCTCCGAACCCGGTGTCGCCGAACCGGGTGTCGCCGAACCTTCTGTCTCCGAACGCGGTGTCGGCGAACCGGGTTCGGGCGAACCGGGCGCCGCCTGGCAGATGCGTGACCGGCGGTTCCGTCGGATCCGCGGGGTGATCGACGACGGCGGGCCGAAGATGGTGTTCCAGCCCGTGTTCAATCTGGCCACGATGCGGATGGCCAGCGCTGAGGCGCTGGCCCGGTTCCCACCCGGGTTCGGCTCACCGGAGCGATGGTTCGCGGACGCCGTCTCGGTCGGTCTTGGTACAGACCTCGAGCTCTCCGCGATCGACGCGGCCCTGCGCGTTCTCCCCCGCCTTCCTCACGGGCTGGCGATCGCGGTCAACGCCTCGCCCGCGACCGTCGCGTCCGGCCGGTTGGCGAAGCTGCTCGCGAGCGAACCCACGGACCGGATCATCGTGGAGGTCACCGAGCACGAGCGCATCGAGGACTATCCGGCGACCCGCGCCGCCCTGGATCACCTGCGCGCCCGCGGTGTGCGCACCGCCGTCGACGACGTCGGTGTCGGCTACGCGAGCCTGCACCACCTCGTCCAGTTGCTACCCGATGTGATCAAGATGGATCGGCAGCTGACCCAGCGGATCGACACCGACCGGAACCTGCACGCGCTCGCCTCGGCCCTCGCCCAGTTCGCCGGCGACATCGGCGCCTGTGTGCTCGCCGAGGGCGTCGAGACGGCGGGCGAGCTGAGGTCTCTCGTCTCCGCGGGCGTCCACCAGGCTCAGGGCTTCTACCTCGGGGTGCCGAGACCGCTTCCCTCGGCCGCATGA
- a CDS encoding enoyl-CoA hydratase/isomerase family protein, with translation MTAATSIATLATEGTDDVIRRVDGRVGRLTLDRPKAINALTHAMVLAMIEALDDWAADDSITCVVVDGAGERGLCAGGDVRAFYRDARSGGTGSVDFWADEYRLNSFIAHYPKPYVALMDGLVMGGGVGISAHGSVRVVTERSRIAMPETGIGFVPDVGGTWLLSRMPGETGTHAALTAGGLSGADAITAGLADHLVPAERLPALVGALSAGTAPSDAVAALAVPAGSGNLAAERGWIDTCYAADSVEEILARLRASGDPAAATAADEIAAKSPTALAVTLAALRRVAGLADLDAALVQEFRVSTACLRHPDLAEGIRAQIIDKDRSPRWSPPALADVDAALVAGFFAVPPGGDLDLDLDRSPARTRRNATR, from the coding sequence ATGACCGCCGCCACGTCCATCGCCACCTTGGCGACGGAGGGTACCGACGACGTGATCCGCCGCGTCGACGGCCGCGTCGGCCGACTCACCCTCGACCGACCGAAGGCGATCAACGCGCTGACGCACGCCATGGTGCTCGCGATGATCGAGGCGCTCGACGACTGGGCCGCCGACGACTCGATCACCTGCGTCGTCGTCGACGGCGCCGGCGAGCGCGGACTGTGCGCCGGCGGCGACGTCCGGGCCTTCTACCGCGACGCGCGGTCCGGCGGAACTGGATCCGTGGACTTCTGGGCCGACGAGTACCGGCTGAACTCGTTCATCGCCCACTACCCGAAGCCCTACGTCGCGCTGATGGACGGCCTGGTGATGGGTGGCGGCGTCGGGATCTCCGCGCACGGCTCGGTCCGCGTCGTCACGGAGCGCTCCAGGATCGCCATGCCGGAGACCGGCATCGGGTTCGTGCCCGACGTCGGCGGGACCTGGCTGCTCTCCCGGATGCCCGGCGAGACCGGCACCCACGCGGCGCTCACCGCCGGCGGCCTGTCCGGCGCCGACGCGATCACGGCCGGGCTCGCCGACCACCTCGTCCCCGCCGAGCGGCTGCCGGCACTGGTCGGCGCCCTGTCGGCCGGGACGGCGCCGAGCGACGCCGTCGCCGCGCTGGCCGTCCCCGCCGGCAGCGGGAACCTCGCCGCCGAGCGCGGCTGGATCGACACCTGCTACGCGGCGGACAGCGTCGAGGAGATCCTGGCGCGCCTGCGCGCCAGCGGCGATCCGGCGGCGGCCACCGCGGCCGACGAGATCGCGGCGAAGTCGCCCACGGCGCTCGCCGTCACGCTGGCCGCGCTGCGCCGAGTGGCCGGGCTCGCGGACCTGGACGCGGCGCTCGTCCAGGAGTTCCGCGTCTCCACCGCCTGCCTGCGCCACCCCGACCTGGCCGAGGGCATCCGGGCACAGATCATCGACAAGGACCGTTCGCCGCGCTGGTCGCCGCCCGCGCTCGCGGACGTCGACGCCGCCCTGGTCGCGGGGTTCTTCGCCGTGCCTCCGGGCGGCGACCTCGATCTCGACCTGGACCGAAGCCCCGCTCGTACCCGCCGGAACGCGACCCGATGA
- a CDS encoding PKD domain-containing protein, with the protein MAIVGIAAVASCSSNADAAPSSPTTPAQALKSNVGSPLTIGTEPTAGAPCETGDNGGPLVTESCVDPALNKPYVDLDERRTITDPATRVTVNVRYVHGGFTGTAGKFSFYFPDKYAGRFFESTYPTLSTEDADPATVVFAISNNSYVVSDNNAGGLPAGGVIAGYELNAASAKFSRVVAAQVYGDSARPRGYLYGASGGAYQTLAAMENTDGVYDGAVPMVPGTSNALPSNLTVESLGLRVLKDKLPQIDDAMEPGGSGDPYAGLDAEQRAVLRETARLGFPLNGWWDYANMSPNQVAAIGVGVRVLDPTYVDDFWTKPGYAGTDPASSVAKARIQYTATVTGLVGSPPTGLELSGPPTGDLTGADIDVTSGAAAGKSVALDSASGNTLTFERGADTSVTSAIKPGDQVRLDNSWYLALQYYQRHQVPPADQGLTAWDQFRDASGKPLYPQRAALTGPVFAQQGSGGVPTGRFHGKMIMLASTLDALAFPWSADWYRQQAKAILGSNLDGSYRLWYMDNAGHGPPPTKAALTHIVSYDGELQQALLDLDAWVTRGTPPPATTGYTIDENTQIHLATTADQRGGVQPVVSLSITKVGKDKIKPAVRADARTGQAVTLSVDAREPPDAGRITRVEWDFDGTGSYSESSRLGKIDSSVRLTTNHVFTKPGTYFAVVRVTSQRQGDAGAAYTLVQNLGRVRIVVK; encoded by the coding sequence GTGGCGATCGTCGGCATCGCCGCGGTCGCGTCCTGTTCGTCGAATGCTGACGCCGCCCCCAGCTCGCCGACCACTCCCGCGCAGGCGTTGAAGAGCAACGTCGGGAGCCCGTTGACCATCGGCACCGAACCGACGGCGGGAGCGCCCTGCGAGACCGGGGACAACGGCGGTCCCCTGGTGACCGAGTCCTGTGTCGACCCGGCGCTGAACAAGCCCTACGTGGACCTCGATGAGCGCCGGACGATCACCGATCCGGCCACCAGGGTCACCGTGAACGTCCGCTACGTGCACGGCGGCTTCACGGGGACCGCCGGGAAGTTCTCCTTCTACTTCCCGGACAAGTACGCCGGTCGGTTCTTCGAGTCGACCTACCCCACGCTCTCCACCGAGGACGCTGATCCGGCGACGGTCGTCTTCGCGATCTCGAACAACTCCTATGTGGTGTCGGACAACAATGCCGGCGGCCTGCCCGCGGGCGGCGTGATCGCGGGTTACGAGCTCAACGCTGCGTCCGCGAAGTTCTCCCGTGTGGTCGCGGCACAGGTATACGGCGACTCCGCCCGGCCGCGTGGCTACCTGTACGGCGCGAGTGGCGGTGCCTACCAGACCCTCGCCGCGATGGAGAACACCGACGGCGTCTACGACGGCGCGGTACCGATGGTCCCCGGCACCTCGAACGCGCTCCCGAGCAATCTGACCGTGGAGTCGTTGGGGCTGCGGGTGCTGAAGGACAAGCTCCCCCAGATCGACGACGCGATGGAGCCCGGCGGCAGCGGTGACCCCTACGCCGGCCTCGACGCGGAGCAGCGGGCGGTCCTGCGCGAGACGGCCCGGCTCGGCTTCCCGCTGAACGGCTGGTGGGACTACGCGAACATGAGCCCCAACCAGGTCGCGGCCATCGGCGTGGGCGTCCGGGTACTCGACCCGACCTATGTGGACGACTTCTGGACGAAGCCGGGATATGCCGGCACCGACCCGGCCTCGTCGGTCGCGAAGGCCCGGATCCAGTACACCGCCACCGTCACGGGCCTCGTCGGCTCACCCCCGACCGGCCTGGAGCTCTCCGGCCCGCCGACCGGCGACCTGACCGGCGCCGACATCGACGTCACGAGCGGCGCCGCCGCGGGCAAGTCCGTCGCGCTCGACAGCGCGAGTGGGAACACCCTCACCTTCGAACGCGGCGCGGACACTTCGGTGACCAGCGCGATCAAGCCCGGCGACCAGGTACGCCTCGACAACTCCTGGTATCTCGCCCTGCAGTACTACCAGCGCCACCAGGTCCCACCTGCCGACCAGGGCCTGACCGCGTGGGACCAGTTCCGCGACGCCAGCGGCAAGCCGCTCTACCCGCAGCGGGCGGCGCTCACAGGGCCGGTCTTCGCCCAGCAGGGCAGCGGCGGAGTTCCCACCGGCAGGTTCCACGGAAAGATGATCATGCTGGCGTCGACCCTCGACGCCCTGGCGTTCCCCTGGTCTGCCGACTGGTACCGCCAGCAGGCCAAGGCCATCCTCGGATCGAACCTGGATGGCAGCTACCGCCTGTGGTACATGGACAACGCCGGACACGGCCCGCCGCCCACGAAGGCCGCCCTGACCCACATCGTCAGCTACGACGGTGAGCTCCAGCAGGCGCTGCTCGACCTCGACGCCTGGGTCACCCGCGGAACTCCACCCCCCGCCACCACGGGTTACACGATCGACGAGAACACCCAGATCCACCTCGCCACCACCGCCGACCAGCGAGGCGGCGTCCAGCCGGTCGTCAGCCTGAGCATCACCAAGGTCGGAAAGGACAAGATCAAGCCGGCCGTCCGCGCGGACGCGAGGACCGGTCAGGCCGTCACCCTCTCCGTGGACGCGCGGGAGCCACCGGACGCCGGCAGGATCACCCGAGTCGAATGGGACTTCGACGGAACCGGCAGCTACTCGGAAAGCTCCAGACTCGGCAAGATCGATAGCTCCGTGCGGCTGACCACCAACCACGTTTTCACCAAGCCCGGTACCTATTTCGCCGTCGTCCGGGTCACCTCTCAGCGGCAAGGAGACGCCGGGGCGGCCTACACCCTCGTCCAGAATCTCGGCCGCGTCCGGATCGTCGTCAAATAG